The DNA window CTGAGCCGCGAGCAGCTGAGAGTCGGGAAACTCACTGTCGAAGCTGGACTCCGCAGCCTCCTCCTGATCCGCTTGGGGGGCCGGCTCCAGCAGTGTGGAGGGGGACTCCGTGCTGCCGCGGGGCGCCCCGTGGTGCGGGGCCCCGCGGTGGATGGTGCCTCGGCGGGAGCTGCGCTGGGAGGCGGAGTCATGCTGGGATGCTTGTCTGGACAGCTGCCGGTCCCATTCGGCCTCCTCCAGCCTGCGCAGCAGACAGCTCCAGTCGATCTTTGAGGACAGGCAGATGCGGGAGCCCGTCACCTTCTTGAATCCCAGGAAGAGGTCCATGAGCGTCTCGGTGACAGAGAAGGAGATGAAGCCCAGCTGCTTGGAAAGGTTCTTCTCGAACTTGTACTTGTAGATGAGCAAGGACACGACCTGCTCTACCAAGTAGCTGACAAGCTCCTCGTACAAGGGGTTGGAGAGGTGGGATATGGTAGACTTGGAAGAGACGGAGGGTAGTGGCTTCTTCCTCATGAACTTGTAATTGGAGCTCTGTGCAACagccagggagggaaagggagacacgTCATGCCACTCCCAATGCCTTAGGGTGCCCCTCACACCCAGAGCACCCTCCACGTCACCCACACAGATGCCACGCTTGTCATCACACTAGCCGTATGGCCCTGCCACATTTGCTGTGCTGTCTCAGTCCACAGCTTGAGCACAGGTCCTGCGTGTCAGCCACACCCTCACACTTACCACAGTGGCCTCCTCACGCCGACCACACCAGTCAGGCCTGCGGCAAGGCTGGTGATGTCAGTCATGGGGTCAGCCAAACTGGAGCCTGGATAACCTCAGCTCTGGTAGGTTCTCCCCCAGGCCAAGGTTCAGAGGAGGGAAGCCTGCCTGGGCCTCAATGGGGGAGACGAGAGTCAGGGGCTGTGCTGGGGACCTACCAGGGTGAAGCCACCTTTGTCTTCTCCATACCCTTCCTAAGCAACTCCCTCTCAGCAGACACACTGGAGAGTCCTGGCCTAGGTAGTGGAAGCAGAGGGAGCCGGACCTAGGATGCAGAGCCCCACTCTGGCTTAGGCTGCTATCCACAAGGGACAGGACGCTGCCCACATAGAAGGGCCTCTGATATTCACATGCAAACATTACAAAAATACCCAGGATAAAAAATAGGCTTTATTCATCTTTGTCCACACCTGGCAGTAGCTTAGGCCAAGATTTCTGCTCCCCATCAGCTTGTCACCTGCTCAGGTGGTTTCCACTGTGCAGGGCAAGATACCTGGGACAGTGGTTGCTAAAGGTGGTAGCTGAAGGAGCCTTTCCCATGCAGACCTTTCCCTAAGCTTCCTAGCCCCACCCTTGAGGTCGTGTCTGGGTACAGTGAAACAGGAGATGGGGAGAAGCTTCTTACTGAGGAGGCAAGCGGTGAGAGCACAGGAAGGTGGTGGGAAAAGCCAGCGCAGGGGGAGGTGAGAGGAGCTATGCTCTGGATGGTGGGCTGGGTCTGGCTGGAGGACCCTTCCACCATGAtcccaggggcaggcagggtggggtgCACGCTCCGCCAGGGATGGGCCTTCTGGCTGGAGCTCAGGGGCCCAGAAGAAGGTATGTGTGGTCTCTGTACTTCAGGGTCCTGGTCAGGAGCCTCCTgtctggggtggggtgagggaacCTTGGGTTCTTCTGTGGGTGTCACCTCGATCCTGAATCTGGTGGCCACTTGGGTACTAGACACAGGGGAACCACCTTCCTTGGGCTTGGCCCATCCTCTGCCCTTGATGCTCTTTCTTCGAATCATCTTGGAGCTGGAGACTTGGGTGGGAAGCACATCTTCAGGCTCCTCCCCATCGGTGGGTGTGGCTGGCTTGGAACCTGTTGTGGAGTCAAAATTGGGCTCTGTTGGGGGCTCCCATTCTGATGGGAAGAGAGGGCAGCCGTCGTGGTGGCAGGCTCCACTGAGCTTGTCCACAGCCTGGCGGACCACACTCTGCAAGGCGGGGAAGAGGTGGTGCTCAGCCAGAAAGTCCAGAGTCTGATGGGGCTCACGGAATGAACAGTAGCCAGGCAGGTCAAACGACGTTGACTGGCTCAACAAGGACTTGATCTTCTTATCAAACCCTCGCTTGAGGAAGGTCAGTTCCTGTTCTCCAGGCCCGGGCTCTGATGTTTGGGGTGTGCCTGTGCTTGAGTCCAgcaggcctgagaaccaggacagAGGTGGCTCCTGGGTCTGGGTCCACTGGCTGCTGGCCTGGCTGCCCAGTGAGTCCCACAGCAGGGAGTCCCTCCAGAAGCAGGACTGATCCAGGCCTTTCTGCAGAGAGAGGGGGGCTTTCAGGGGTATCCAAGAGCAACCAAGCAAGGCCTaaccctggccctgggctctggacTGGGGTCCATCCCGCCCACCCTGGGCCATGGCCCTAGATCTCACCCCTCTGTTCTCCAGCTTCAGCAGCCGTTTGAGGTTCTTCTCCAGCAAAAGCCTGTCCTTCATGGGTGGCAGTGAGCCCTTGCCATGCGTGCCCAGGTCACTGTCCTGGCTGTGCGAGCCCAGCCAGCCAGCTGTGAAGCTGCTATGGGAGTCAGACGTGGAGCTGGAGGAGGATGGGTAGTTGTTGGGCCATCCAGTGCAGAGGCTGCGCCGGGCCCGGTGCCGGTGCAGGGTACTGAGGCTGGGCCGGGCGCGCACCTGCCGCCCACCCCTCGGCACCTCTATCGGGTCCTGCACCTCCACCAGTGGCACCCCAGCCGCTGTCTTCATAGTGGTCACGCGCTCAGTTGCCTCTTCCACCACCGTCTGTAGGCTGTCTAGCACCTGACCCTCGACGAGGAAATCCAGGAAGCTACCAAAGGGCTGAGCGTCCCTTGGGTTTCGTCGGTGGCCTTGGAGTCTTAAGCTGTCTGTGGGGGTGTACCTTGATGGTGGGTGTGGCATGTGGCCCAACTTGGAGGCTTGCCCCATTTCCGGGAACAGTGGCTTCTTAGGCGGCTGCACCAGAGCAGACAGACATGTCACATAGGGCAGGGATGGTCCACAGGGGTAGGGGTCCCTGCAGGTCCTCCTAGGGTGCCAGGAGCTGAGTGGGAGTGGGCAGTGGAAGGAAGTGTGTTTTGGAGTCAGAAAGTTCCTGGATTTggaccctggctctgccactgcaGGCTGTGACACCCTGGGCACGATGGCCCTGCTTGAGGTccaatttcctcttctgcaaagtAGGGATCGATTTCGGGTCACCCTGATGCTTCCCCGACACATACATTTCATATATACAAGATGTGGCTAGGGAGCCTGAAAACCCACTTCTGCCCTCACACAGGGCAGGAATGGGCAATCACAAACCCCTGAGCCCTACTTGGGCTCCTCATCTGTACTTTGAGCAGACCAGCCCTGTCTCCACTATACAGACCACCTGTAGTCCTGCCCCCTGGGCCCCCCATGGCTGCTTTTGAAACTTTGAGGCTTGGGCCCTGAGTAGATTCCATGCTCCCACTCGGGTACCACTCTACCAAGCTCCTCCAGAGCTGCTAGAGGTCAGGGGACCCGGTGAATGAAGTTGCGGGTGACTAGGGCCCAGCGGGCGGTCAGAGGAGTGGTCAAGGTGATAAGAATGTCActtagaggctcagagaggaggtCAATAGGCACTGAGAAAGGGGGGCTGTGATCTGGGGTGCGGGAGCTGGTGGGGCACATTTTGGGGCATCTTGGGTGTCAGGGCCCTGCCGGACACACTTACCCGGGCCATGTAGGTGGGGTGGCTGGCCTCGTCGTCTGCCAAGTATCCGGAATGGTGGCGGCAGCTGGCCATGGTGAGGATGGACGAGCCGGCTATCCTCCTCCTCTCGGGTTCCGCAGCACAGCCACGGATGCCTCTCTGCGCCGGGCGGGGAGATGGCGTGAGGGTCTCCCTAGGCCTCCGTGAGTCCAACTCTCCCTTCGTCTGTCAGCCACTGCGTCAGCGGTCCCGGGGTCCGCGGATCCCTCGCTCCCCTCACCCCACGTCCTTCACGCGTCGGGCCCTTCCGCTGCTCGGCGTCCCCTGGGCGTCTGCGCACCGTCCGTGTCCAGAGTCGTCGGGGGTGGGGTCCCCAAGGACGTCCTCATGCTGTCTCCGACCATCTCTGGGCCTGAGTGTGTCCGACCCTCCCTCCTCCGAGACCCAAAACTCCCTGGCGTCTGCCCCTGGCCCAGAGCCGACCTGCTCACCAGAGTCCGCGCCTCGCTCGGTGCCAGTCAATGTAGCCTGCGCCCTCTCCAGGGCGGCGACACCGGGCTCTGGAGTCGCCCCCACCTGCCCCGCTTGCTCATTTACATGCTACGTTCTGATTGGCTCGCAATGCCTTCTAGCCCCCCACCCGTCACAATGGCTGGGGTCGGGACCCAGACTGGCCCCTCCCTCGCCGCTCTGTCTTTGCCCCGCCCACATTCGCTGTGGTGTCAGGGAATGCCTCTGACTGCTCCCCCAAGCCAGGAGGAGTCGGGCTGCGCACCTGAGGGGAACCCTAAAGGGTCAAAGCACAGCCTCCTCTGGTGACACAAGCACTTTCCTCGACTCCACTCTGGTCGCTGCGTTGTCCTGGGCCTCCTGCTCTCTTACTGCTCCTACCTAGGGTTCTCCCCTCGCCCAGCGTGGACGACTCCAGCGGGGGTTGCGGTTGGGGGTGGTCTTCAGCCCTCTCCCCTGTGCGATGTCTCTGAGCGCAGTGTAAGAGTCCCAGTTCTAAGGCATAGACCTAGCTTCAATTCCTAGCTCTGCTGTTTCCTGACAATGTGACTCAACCTCTCTGATCATCTGCTCCTCCTCTATAAATAGTTGAGCGTCCTTCCATATGGGAGTATGGAGATTAAATCAAATCTGCATACAACACACCCGGCACTCCAACAAGAGCCCtgggtatctctctctcttttccctcctttccccctaGGCCCAGTAAACTAATGTCCCTTCCAtgtgtcacctcctctgagaagccttgtATTGCTACCTGTCTACCAGATGGTGTTCCTTCAAGGGTGCGAACTGAGGCACTCCCCCCTAATCTCTAATATTTCTAATACcagtaggtgctgaataaatgtCAATTTCCTCTTTCCAATCTGCTTGCCATCAGGGCCTCTGGCTTTCCAGGATCAGCTTCCCAGGGGAGAAAGATAGCTGAAGTCCAACAATTCAATAATCACAACTGAACACAACAATCCTTATGCCAAGAGCTTGATGAAGAGCACTATGAGGCCTCTGATCTGTACAACATCCCACGAGGAGCATATGATTTGTTATGCTCAAGCTCGGCTCTGCCCTCTTTGCCCCTGACCCAGGGGAGAGCTAGGGACTAGACAACCAGGGTAGGCACAACCAGAATAGGCCCAGAGCTTTGGAGGCCAGTCCCAGCTCCACTACTCCTGGCAGGCTCACTTTGGGCAAGACACTTCTCCcctctgagcatcagtttcttcaactgtaaaacagGAATGACATTACCAACCTCATGGGCTGGACACAAATGCTGCACTTTCCATTGGGAACATCAACGCAGCCACATCACAATAAAAACTCTCTGTCAACCATGGTGACTATTTGTATAGTCATTAGTAAGGAAAGTTTTTCTGGActacagaggggaaaaaaatgagattataaatGTAAGTTgtagcctgacacagagctcaagTTGTGGAATCAGGGACTAACACGTCCTCAAACAAAGCCATTGGTATACATGTTTTCTAACTcagaacttttattttaagaaaaagaaagaacgaaagaaagaaaaagcctcttcctagaaaaaaaatcaccaaatagGCAATTTGAAAAAGCTCATAGTCactatcaaaaaatgaaacattacaaGAACGAGATAACATTGATGTGATCATTATCGtctcaaaacaacacaaaaactttggggtgggggagaaaaggaatcgggtttgtttatttgcttagaAAAATACTGGAAGGACACTATCCAGAAAGTTAAC is part of the Zalophus californianus isolate mZalCal1 chromosome 14, mZalCal1.pri.v2, whole genome shotgun sequence genome and encodes:
- the CCDC116 gene encoding coiled-coil domain-containing protein 116 isoform X1 yields the protein MASCRHHSGYLADDEASHPTYMARPPKKPLFPEMGQASKLGHMPHPPSRYTPTDSLRLQGHRRNPRDAQPFGSFLDFLVEGQVLDSLQTVVEEATERVTTMKTAAGVPLVEVQDPIEVPRGGRQVRARPSLSTLHRHRARRSLCTGWPNNYPSSSSSTSDSHSSFTAGWLGSHSQDSDLGTHGKGSLPPMKDRLLLEKNLKRLLKLENRGKGLDQSCFWRDSLLWDSLGSQASSQWTQTQEPPLSWFSGLLDSSTGTPQTSEPGPGEQELTFLKRGFDKKIKSLLSQSTSFDLPGYCSFREPHQTLDFLAEHHLFPALQSVVRQAVDKLSGACHHDGCPLFPSEWEPPTEPNFDSTTGSKPATPTDGEEPEDVLPTQVSSSKMIRRKSIKGRGWAKPKEGGSPVSSTQVATRFRIESSNYKFMRKKPLPSVSSKSTISHLSNPLYEELVSYLVEQVVSLLIYKYKFEKNLSKQLGFISFSVTETLMDLFLGFKKVTGSRICLSSKIDWSCLLRRLEEAEWDRQLSRQASQHDSASQRSSRRGTIHRGAPHHGAPRGSTESPSTLLEPAPQADQEEAAESSFDSEFPDSQLLAAQEDTTAEEQEPANQREPRPSVFPGPGVGSHQRQEEVDMDSQSDEVEKDEQEEEDFLGDNGPSQSSPKPQVEMGLSHSTNVGRRDPP
- the CCDC116 gene encoding coiled-coil domain-containing protein 116 isoform X2, with amino-acid sequence MASCRHHSGYLADDEASHPTYMARPPKKPLFPEMGQASKLGHMPHPPSRYTPTDSLRLQGHRRNPRDAQPFGSFLDFLVEGQVLDSLQTVVEEATERVTTMKTAAGVPLVEVQDPIEVPRGGRQVRARPSLSTLHRHRARRSLCTGWPNNYPSSSSSTSDSHSSFTAGWLGSHSQDSDLGTHGKGSLPPMKDRLLLEKNLKRLLKLENRGKGLDQSCFWRDSLLWDSLGSQASSQWTQTQEPPLSWFSGLLDSSTGTPQTSEPGPGEQELTFLKRGFDKKIKSLLSQSTSFDLPGYCSFREPHQTLDFLAEHHLFPALQSVVRQAVDKLSGACHHDGCPLFPSEWEPPTEPNFDSTTGSKPATPTDGEEPEDVLPTQVSSSKMIRRKSIKGRGWAKPKSSNYKFMRKKPLPSVSSKSTISHLSNPLYEELVSYLVEQVVSLLIYKYKFEKNLSKQLGFISFSVTETLMDLFLGFKKVTGSRICLSSKIDWSCLLRRLEEAEWDRQLSRQASQHDSASQRSSRRGTIHRGAPHHGAPRGSTESPSTLLEPAPQADQEEAAESSFDSEFPDSQLLAAQEDTTAEEQEPANQREPRPSVFPGPGVGSHQRQEEVDMDSQSDEVEKDEQEEEDFLGDNGPSQSSPKPQVEMGLSHSTNVGRRDPP